In Candidatus Eremiobacteraceae bacterium, the following are encoded in one genomic region:
- a CDS encoding M48 family metalloprotease, whose amino-acid sequence MHAHHIILKRAVAGTLLAALLAQASAAPALAMSTQTEIAQGTAENAEIDAQSTVLTDPFLVSWTNRVGQKLSEHRKRQDITYRFTVLDDPSINAFAIKGGYVHVNVGLLNFVSSDDELAATLGHEMGHVEMRHVVASSNVNTVIGILTAIASIVSPIAAVLGGLGGELANDKYSRLDEMQADRYGLAIMTLAGYDPNAAIDVMSKLGAMEPGPDSRADKAFLDHPIPSDRVAHLLGYSELNHATTQSLLADAIHDQSEGRYSYSRAELIALAGSQDPQVAEHMTQLDYALRESGPKAAPDGRVFLTVVAVNDPARVAAAKAIIAAQTVVTQATAESKIQVRKGFAELDQVEHKLNVLSQGGGGPPNLRWAADASTLPTPSASAPPNPSPSPSASPSGPPSPGGPPGPNGQTRTTVSGMATLDKVITGTLNPISDVLQTANGLTTGNSDALREMLDPLTDDAPLTPKFQALLVHYPAMISDLNGSTKGLLVSIELARAAIAQADVAVEATRAALYVPAMPAGNGMGTPAPRPPPDLRSALAAWAEAMKTARRASDVMYAAQSVTLSTEITLLDLMSSPERYAAYREALAFRFPGVEIPNYQTARALGVRPGEIACAAWMAFETTKDIVPILQGIKDSGRSCEARALDDALMAESMEIALGLVYEDYIDEPQHHSVTAKSTQ is encoded by the coding sequence ATGCACGCGCACCATATCATATTGAAGCGCGCCGTCGCCGGGACGCTGCTGGCGGCGCTCCTCGCCCAGGCCAGCGCGGCCCCCGCGCTGGCTATGAGCACGCAGACCGAGATCGCGCAAGGCACGGCTGAAAACGCCGAGATCGATGCGCAGAGCACCGTGCTCACCGACCCCTTCTTGGTGAGCTGGACCAACCGCGTGGGCCAAAAGCTGTCCGAGCATCGCAAGCGTCAAGACATCACCTATCGTTTCACCGTGCTCGACGACCCGAGCATCAACGCATTCGCCATCAAGGGCGGCTACGTCCACGTCAACGTCGGGCTGCTCAACTTCGTGTCCTCAGACGACGAGCTCGCCGCCACTCTGGGCCACGAGATGGGCCACGTCGAGATGCGCCACGTCGTCGCATCGTCGAACGTCAACACGGTGATCGGTATCTTAACCGCCATCGCCTCGATCGTATCCCCGATCGCGGCGGTCCTGGGCGGCCTCGGCGGCGAACTTGCAAACGACAAATACAGCAGGCTCGACGAGATGCAAGCCGACCGCTATGGCCTCGCGATCATGACGCTGGCGGGGTACGATCCGAACGCGGCGATCGACGTCATGAGCAAGTTGGGCGCGATGGAACCGGGGCCCGATTCACGAGCCGACAAGGCATTCTTGGACCACCCTATACCGTCCGACCGCGTCGCGCATCTGCTGGGCTATTCCGAGCTCAATCATGCCACCACCCAGTCGTTGCTGGCCGACGCCATCCACGACCAGTCCGAAGGCCGCTATAGTTACTCGCGCGCCGAGCTCATCGCGTTGGCCGGCTCGCAAGATCCGCAAGTCGCCGAGCACATGACGCAGCTCGACTATGCACTGCGGGAATCCGGCCCGAAGGCGGCGCCAGACGGGCGCGTGTTCCTGACCGTGGTCGCGGTCAACGATCCGGCGCGCGTCGCAGCGGCCAAAGCTATCATCGCCGCGCAAACCGTGGTGACCCAAGCAACGGCCGAATCGAAGATCCAAGTGCGCAAGGGATTCGCTGAGCTGGACCAGGTCGAGCATAAGCTCAACGTGCTCTCGCAAGGAGGCGGCGGTCCGCCCAATCTGCGCTGGGCTGCCGATGCTTCCACCCTGCCGACTCCGTCCGCATCAGCGCCGCCTAACCCGTCGCCGAGCCCATCGGCCAGCCCGTCCGGCCCACCGAGTCCCGGCGGTCCCCCAGGTCCCAACGGCCAGACGCGCACCACGGTCAGCGGCATGGCGACGCTCGACAAGGTCATCACCGGCACGCTCAACCCGATCAGCGACGTGCTGCAGACCGCGAACGGCCTGACGACCGGCAATAGCGATGCGCTGCGCGAGATGCTCGATCCGCTGACCGACGATGCGCCGCTCACGCCGAAATTCCAAGCCTTGCTCGTGCATTACCCGGCGATGATATCCGATCTCAACGGCTCGACCAAAGGCTTGCTCGTGAGCATCGAGCTCGCTCGCGCCGCGATCGCGCAGGCCGATGTCGCGGTCGAAGCGACGCGCGCCGCGCTCTACGTGCCCGCGATGCCCGCCGGCAACGGCATGGGCACGCCGGCGCCGCGGCCTCCGCCGGATCTGCGCAGCGCGCTCGCTGCGTGGGCTGAGGCGATGAAGACCGCACGGCGCGCCTCGGACGTGATGTACGCCGCTCAATCGGTCACGCTATCGACCGAGATCACGCTGCTCGATCTGATGTCATCGCCGGAGCGTTACGCCGCGTACCGCGAGGCGCTCGCGTTCCGCTTCCCCGGCGTCGAAATACCGAATTACCAAACGGCGCGCGCGCTCGGCGTGCGGCCGGGTGAGATCGCCTGCGCTGCCTGGATGGCCTTCGAGACCACAAAAGACATCGTGCCCATCTTGCAAGGTATCAAGGACAGCGGCCGGTCGTGCGAGGCGCGCGCGCTTGACGACGCGCTGATGGCCGAATCCATGGAGATCGCGCTGGGCTTGGTGTACGAAGACTATATCGACGAGCCGCAGCATCACAGCGTGACCGCGAAGTCGACCCAGTAG
- a CDS encoding branched-chain amino acid ABC transporter permease has product MIARIAGVGRRTALWFSLTAIALALVLPHVMYVGLATDIVIWALFAAAFDLLLGYTGLLSFGHAMFFGGASYVAGLLILRAHWSFFPAVLAGVAAAALIAAIIGAVAIRRQGIYFAMITLAFGQMLYFLANQLGDWTGGQDGLQNVPRPVLFGSIRLDDDHVFYYVTLVLAILGVAFILRVVNSPFGQVLAAIRENEQRATSLGYRTDVYKFVAFVISAAISGLAGALFVISHRFTSLDTLDWHTSGQVVIMTVLGGMGTIFGPLFGAAFYLIINDRLSTLTTSPGLVLGIIFIIVVSVFRRGMVGELLRVLRRA; this is encoded by the coding sequence TTGATCGCACGGATCGCCGGCGTCGGCCGGCGCACCGCGCTCTGGTTCAGCCTAACCGCGATCGCCTTGGCCCTCGTGTTGCCGCACGTCATGTACGTCGGTCTGGCAACGGACATCGTCATCTGGGCGCTGTTCGCCGCGGCCTTCGATTTATTGCTCGGCTACACGGGACTGCTGTCCTTCGGGCACGCGATGTTCTTCGGCGGCGCATCCTACGTCGCGGGTCTGCTCATCCTGCGCGCGCATTGGTCGTTCTTCCCGGCGGTGCTCGCAGGCGTCGCTGCCGCCGCGCTGATCGCCGCGATCATCGGCGCGGTCGCCATCCGCCGCCAGGGCATCTACTTCGCGATGATCACGCTCGCGTTCGGGCAGATGCTGTACTTCCTGGCCAACCAGCTCGGCGACTGGACCGGCGGCCAAGATGGCCTGCAAAACGTGCCGCGCCCGGTGCTGTTCGGCTCCATCCGGCTCGATGACGACCACGTATTCTACTACGTGACGCTGGTGCTGGCGATCCTCGGCGTCGCGTTCATCCTGCGGGTGGTCAATTCGCCGTTCGGGCAAGTGCTTGCTGCGATCCGCGAGAACGAGCAGCGCGCGACCAGTCTTGGCTACCGCACCGACGTGTACAAATTCGTGGCGTTCGTCATCTCGGCCGCCATCTCAGGCCTGGCCGGTGCGCTCTTCGTGATCTCGCACCGCTTCACGTCGCTCGACACCCTCGATTGGCATACCTCGGGTCAGGTCGTGATCATGACCGTGTTGGGCGGCATGGGGACGATCTTCGGGCCGCTGTTCGGCGCGGCGTTCTATCTGATCATCAACGACAGGCTGTCGACGCTGACGACGTCGCCGGGCCTAGTGCTCGGTATTATCTTCATCATCGTGGTCAGCGTGTTCAGGCGCGGCATGGTCGGCGAGCTGCTGCGGGTGCTGCGCCGGGCGTAG
- a CDS encoding branched-chain amino acid ABC transporter permease, translating to MGLNYLALQIFNGLVSGAFYALLSLGLAIIFGMMRIVNFAHGAMYMLGAFGAYLAAKYLGLPFWWALALVPLAVGLLGVIFERTLIRRLMPLDPLYNLLLTFGLALVIEDFMKLFFGTQGTPYAIPASLSGVVDLGITVYPVYRLVVIALSSAVCFAVWFAIEKTPLGAKIRAATENPALTQAFGIDVSRLTALMFGFGVALAGLAGVLAAPTTNVTPTMGSDIIITTFAVVVIGGMGSIKGSILTGFLVGVVAALGAVLYPPIANTLIFLIMAAVLLVRPTGLFGAPETGAR from the coding sequence GTGGGTCTTAACTACCTAGCGCTGCAGATCTTCAACGGGCTGGTCAGCGGCGCGTTCTACGCGCTGCTCAGCCTGGGGCTGGCGATCATCTTCGGGATGATGCGCATCGTGAACTTCGCGCACGGCGCGATGTACATGCTCGGCGCCTTCGGTGCGTATCTCGCCGCCAAGTACTTGGGCCTGCCGTTCTGGTGGGCCCTCGCGCTTGTGCCGCTCGCGGTCGGCCTGCTCGGCGTGATCTTCGAGCGCACGCTCATCCGCCGCCTCATGCCGCTCGACCCGCTCTACAATCTGCTGCTGACCTTCGGCCTTGCGCTGGTCATCGAAGACTTCATGAAGCTGTTCTTCGGCACGCAGGGCACGCCGTACGCCATTCCAGCGAGCCTCTCGGGCGTGGTCGACCTCGGCATCACCGTGTACCCTGTCTACCGGTTGGTGGTGATCGCCTTGTCGTCGGCCGTCTGCTTCGCCGTCTGGTTCGCGATCGAGAAGACGCCGCTGGGCGCGAAGATCCGCGCGGCGACGGAGAATCCCGCGCTGACCCAAGCGTTTGGAATCGATGTCTCGCGCCTCACCGCGCTGATGTTCGGATTCGGCGTCGCGCTTGCCGGCCTCGCGGGCGTGCTCGCCGCGCCGACGACCAACGTGACGCCCACCATGGGCTCCGATATCATCATCACGACGTTTGCAGTCGTCGTCATCGGCGGCATGGGATCGATCAAGGGCTCGATCCTCACCGGCTTTCTTGTCGGCGTCGTCGCCGCGCTCGGCGCGGTGCTCTACCCGCCCATCGCCAACACGCTGATCTTCCTGATCATGGCCGCGGTGCTGCTCGTCCGGCCGACCGGTCTGTTCGGCGCGCCTGAGACGGGCGCGCGTTGA
- a CDS encoding ABC transporter substrate-binding protein: protein MKQYVRFWLLAAGAAALGICLSASMLAPAGADNPVIIAVMNDQSKIYADLSGVGTVAAVHMAVEDYGGAVLGRSIKVISVDHQNDPALGANKAHELYEQDHVDAIFDVPTSSVALAVAGVAGQDKKILFVTTGGTDALNMAQCNKYTFHYGYDTYSLAQNTGKLITENGGKNWYMITANYAFGQSMLSNFTSAIKSAGGNVIHNDMVPFPNTDFSSYLINAQALRPDVIGLMNAGDDTVNAMKQINEFGMKKRMQVGIGLLFESDIAALGPDYWSGSTITVGSYWNLDEKTRAWAARYKKATGKMPTWVMMGNYSAVTQYLDAVARAKTDDADAVVKQLEGYHFEDVFARHAYIRAQDHLLIHDMYVAKVKTAAEVKEPYDFLQIVKTVPGDQSYRPLSAVTCHL from the coding sequence ATGAAACAGTACGTACGGTTCTGGCTGCTCGCTGCGGGTGCGGCGGCTCTCGGCATTTGCCTCAGCGCGAGCATGCTCGCGCCCGCGGGCGCGGACAATCCGGTCATCATCGCGGTGATGAATGACCAGTCCAAGATCTACGCAGATCTTTCAGGCGTCGGCACGGTTGCGGCCGTGCACATGGCGGTCGAGGATTACGGCGGCGCGGTGCTCGGGCGCTCCATCAAGGTCATCTCGGTCGACCATCAAAACGATCCGGCGCTCGGCGCGAACAAGGCGCATGAGCTGTACGAGCAGGATCACGTCGACGCGATCTTCGATGTGCCGACCTCATCGGTCGCGCTGGCGGTCGCCGGCGTCGCCGGACAGGATAAGAAGATCCTCTTCGTCACGACGGGCGGCACCGATGCGTTGAACATGGCGCAGTGCAACAAGTACACGTTCCACTATGGCTACGACACGTACTCGCTTGCTCAGAACACCGGCAAACTCATCACCGAGAACGGCGGCAAGAACTGGTACATGATCACCGCCAACTACGCGTTCGGCCAGTCGATGCTGTCGAATTTCACGAGCGCGATCAAGTCGGCAGGCGGCAACGTCATCCACAACGACATGGTGCCCTTCCCCAATACCGACTTCTCGTCGTACCTGATCAACGCGCAGGCGCTCCGGCCCGATGTCATCGGCCTCATGAACGCCGGCGACGACACGGTCAACGCGATGAAGCAGATCAACGAATTCGGCATGAAAAAGCGCATGCAGGTGGGCATCGGTCTGCTCTTCGAGAGCGACATCGCAGCGCTTGGCCCGGACTACTGGTCGGGCAGCACGATCACGGTCGGCTCGTACTGGAACCTAGACGAGAAGACGCGCGCATGGGCCGCTCGCTATAAAAAGGCCACCGGCAAGATGCCGACGTGGGTCATGATGGGCAACTATTCGGCGGTCACGCAGTACCTCGACGCGGTCGCACGCGCCAAGACCGATGACGCCGATGCGGTCGTCAAGCAACTCGAAGGCTACCACTTCGAGGACGTGTTCGCGCGCCATGCCTACATCCGCGCGCAGGACCATCTGCTGATCCACGACATGTACGTCGCCAAGGTCAAGACCGCGGCAGAGGTCAAAGAGCCCTACGACTTCCTGCAGATCGTCAAGACGGTGCCGGGCGACCAGTCGTATCGGCCGCTCTCGGCGGTGACGTGTCATCTGTGA